CAGTGATATcttttattgtcttttattccctctctttccctatTTATAACACACACAACCCTGTTTCTCCAAATCTCACTCATTTAAAATCTGTGGCCACAGACTTTTTCCAAAGCTATTGTAGGTCACTCTTCTCAAGCTTGATGGTGGATAAaagctgtgccagctgcagtAGCTTCTGGACTGGACACACAGTTCTCTGTTTGCTTGGTTTGAAGTGTGGTATTGCAAGTGCCCATGGCTGTGTCTTTTTCCCATCTCCACTCTGAGAGCAGAGCCAATGCCCTTTTGCTTACAGAAGAGAACATGGGCTACAGGGTATACACAGATTTCCAGGCACCGAGTTTATTAATTTCACTGCATTAACatgaaaacaggaagaaatttaATTCCAGCAAGATAAGGATTTACAATAAAACACAGCAGTAGAAGTATCACCATTACAGGAGGATTTGTATTGCACTGAACTAATTTATGCTCTAAAATTATAAAGGTGCTTTTACCTTGTTTCAGAAAAAGGAgtagaaaagaaatgaaaactgtTATTTCCAAGCAAGAAAGTTTACTGTGAGTATAGTTTTGGGTCTTTTGTTTAGTCTATCTGTGGCTGTTAACTTCACAAGGTAGCGACCAGGTAATAATAGCTGATAGGATAAGAACTAAAAATTAATAGAAGCATTGCCCGTTCATTTTAAGGCAAGAGGAGGAAGAGTATTTGCACCATCTAGATTAAGGGATCTGATGACTAAATTAAGAGGCTGGCATTTTCAGTTTCCTTCCACAGTTAAAGACACTTAATCTTCCCTGAGACTATTTAAATCCCATGTTTGCCTCTGGCTCAGGCACTTATTCTCTACTGACCACTGTGGGACCTTGGAGAGATTTGCTGTTAATGGAGGCATCTGCATCACGTGCCTGGTGTAAAGTAGCGTGGAATTCCCTCTGGTGTCCTTACATTGCTGGAGGTTAGTTGAACTTGCCTCTCCAGATATCCATGAGCCAGTCCTTGTGTGCATGAGCAGTGCCCTTCCacggaaatggagaaaaaaacccagaaggaCAGCTCCCTTGCATAAGAAGTGCTCACCTGCACCTCCTTACAGTTTGAAGTAAGAAATTGTCTGCTGTGTTCCTCCTTCCTCTTTTTTGCTAACCCCATGTCCCTAGAactcctctttcttttacagggAAACTCTTAATAGTGGACTGAATGTATGGCCATAGTACACCAGTAGGCCAATGGTTTTTTGTCTTCAATCAGCACACAGCTCTCATCGAGGCACCAGTTGGCTAGAGGCAGTCTTCTCCTGGGAAGGCAAGAAGGTATGCCTTATCTGGAATTGGCTGCTTTTGCAGGTCCAAGACCACTGTCTTCCTAGAAGTGTATCCCAAAAGTCAGACTTGCTGCGTGTGTGAAGAGTGTGTTTTTCCCATGCAGGAGCCTAACTTGACACACCTATGTCATGTGTTGCCATGCAAACTCTTCTTCTGCAGTTGATTTACCTGTCCACAGCTAGGGAGGCCTGCTCTCAGTACTGTGGTCACAGTCTCCCGAAATCCTTCAGAGGGTCCTGATATTTTTCTCATACAGAAACTTGCATAGCAAATACCAAGGTAATTTTCATTCTGGTCCTGCAGGTCTTTGCTGAAGTGCCTTTATTGgtttagtggttttttttcttgaagggATATGACTTGTCAGAAACAAGTTCATGCTTTTTAGGAGTGCATCATTGTCTTATTATGCAGTCAGTAAACTTGGTGTGTGCAGTTACTTGAAAAATTGCACCCACAAAAATCACAATGTTGCTGATTAAAAGCACACTTTGGAAAATGTCAGCATGTGAATGGTGATATGTCagacataaaattaaaaagcaaaaatcaaaataacttAGTTATAACTGTTAAAGGATTATGTGTAAAAATGACTGCACTATTAGCTAAACAGGTAAATCCTTGGGTTAAGTGGTCACAGTAAGATCTTGTGAGATGACCTCTTACTCCTTAGACTTTTCAATGTTGTATTACCCCTCCCCCCTCCGCCCCCCCCAATCTCAGTGGATAGATTTTTGTAAAAAAGCACAATCATAATTGTCTGGGTCCTATTTAAATCTTGATGTGACACAGCTATGCAGTTAATGCTTTCTGGAGAACTCATTGATTCTCTTAGTTTAGCAATGGAAAATTCTATAATCCCAGGGAGCAGTTAATCGCAAGAATAAGGAGATCATACAGTTTTCAGTAGTGGTCGACATAAAGATCTCAGATAATGTCAGGCACTTCTTAAGGCAAAGCAAGTGATGCAAAATTTACCAACTAATGTTCTGATGTATTTTTACAGTCCAGTAGAGACATCGTGCTCTGCAGTGGATTGTGTGAATGTGGAACTGACTCTTTCCAATTTTTCACGGTAAAGACTTGGACATTTTTTGCAAAGGTGAGGTGCAACATGCTTTCGGAAAAAGGTATGAAGATATGCCCTAAATTTTTCTCCAACAAATACATAGATCACAGGATTGATGCAACAGTGGATCATTGAGATTGTTTCTGTCACTTGAATTGCTTTCTCCAGTTGACCTTTGAGTTCACAATTTGGGATGAAAAGTGAATTTTGAAATGTatgcaaaaaagaagaaatatggaATGGTGTCCAGAAGATGAAGTAAAAAATCATGATCACAAAAATAAGTCTGACTGCCTTctgttttttctcattcttaGATCTCAATAATGTTTTTAGAATTTGTGTGTAACTGAAAATCATAATGAGCATTGGAACAATAAGTCCCAGGATGTTCATCTTTAAAATAAAGGAGTACTTCCAATTTATTGTGGAATCACTTGGATAATGAGCACTGCAAGTGTAGCCTGAACTTTCCTTCTGAGTTTTGTGAAACACTACCCCAGGAACAGAAATAAGAACAGCAACAGCCCAAGTGACGACACTGGCGAGGATGCCGTAGGTGACTGTCCTGGCTTTCAAAGCAAACACCGCGTGCACTATGGCCAGGTACCTGTCCAGGGTCAAGAGAATTATGAAAAAGATGCCACTGTAGAAGCCAAGGAGGTAGACACCTGACAGAATTCGACACAACGcctccccaaaaatccagtCGTGAACTGCGTAATAAGCccaaaaagggagagaaaatacaaacaGCAGATCAGAAATTGCCAAGTTGAGCAGGTAGATGTCAGTCATACTCTTCAGCCTCTTGTATTTTACCAGGATAAGGACAACAAGCATGTTGCCTGTTAGGCCAAATATCACCACTAAAGAATAAAGAGGTGGCAAAAATTTTGCTGCAAAGTGCTTTTCCTCAATTCCCATGCATGGTGTCGAATCGCCGTAGTCAAATTCTGTTGTCAGTGCCCAGTCGGTGAAGTCTGTGGTTTCATTTCCCATGGTGTATTGGtctgggaaggagaaaaggaagacaTTAAACTAGAGGAATCTCCAAGCTTTGCAGTGAAGAGAATGAAACATGCTGATGTTCCCTtctgaaatgcattttgctgATGAGCACAGAAGCACTACTATGTCAAGGTGTGAAAGAGAATGAAATTGCAGAGCTCCTGGGAAACCCACCCACACAGCTATGGAGTCACACTGGTGCATGTTGGAAGTGTGCTGTGTGTCATTTCCCATGTGTACATTCTCTTGTGTGTTTtccctcctcagcagagcctgtCAGCTGCCTGGCCTAACCAGACGGAGAGGACAGATGAATTTAATGAGTTGTAGGTAGTTTGGGGCTTTTGTGCTCATCAGTGGCATTCCAGAGGGGTGTAGAAAGCCAGGAAGGCAGCCTCAGGAAAGCACAGTGTCTGGCATGCAGGGCATAGTCTTGCTTCTCCTTGGGACCTGGCCACCTGCTCATTGTGCTGGTCCATCCTGTAGCCCTTACCCACGGAGGACCAGGCACTGGTCAGGTGTAAATGGTGCATGCAAAGGCACTGTGACATGGGTGAAAAACAGCTGACTTCAAGCACTTCTTCAAATTGCTTGTGACTTCTTGGGAGCCTTAATGCCTGTGGGAATCAGGACAGTACTAAACATACCCGCCTGGTGGATGTGCTGTTGTGGGTGTTGCAGAGTGGAAAGTCGGCAGTGTTGGACTGGGTTAAAATGGCAAGCACTGTGTCCTTTAGAGAGCCTGGGGCAGGCGTAGGCAGTGGAAGTGTGCTGGTTTCAGATAGCTCTGGAATGAAATCACTGCACAGTCCTGTAGAGAGAACAGACAGACGAAGACCTTGGCAAATGATgcaaaagatgagagttgctgtTGGAGTGGCCTCTAATACCTGTGTCTGTTGTGGTACCTTCCTGTCAGCTGAAAGACATCCCACTGCTGTTTGGGGATATAAggagttttgtttccttgtttcaGTAGTTTTTACAGCCATTATTCAGGAGCTGCAAAGTTTAGACTGGTAGAGTGTCTTGGAGGGAGCACAAAGGCAAAAGGCAGATATGGCCATAGCTAAGAGCGTGTACTGCAGTTTTTATGTGATGTTGTTCTTCACCCTTTCTTCAAGTCAGTGTTCCCAGTAAGGCAACAATGGGAAGTGCAAGGGTTGTGCAAACTGTCTGTCCCTTATGTTTTGGACTGGGGACTATTGGAGGGACTGGACTTCCCCTGCAAGAAAAAATCTGTGTGTCAGCCCCTCTGGCTGCCAGagcctccccttttcccaagtCCCTGGTAGGACTGTGAGCCAGATGCAGAAGCACAGCTTTGTGTAACTTGGTCTCTGAAAAGCTCAGGACAACTGTCTTCTCACAGACCCCCAGAGAACATGGTAGAATTCCTCTGTGTCCCATGAGAAGCTGGGCAGAGAATTTTGTGAAGATGGGTGTCAAAGGGACAAAAAGTGCTCCCTGGTCACTCAGTGGGGAAGTGCAACCAATGCCTATGACAGCCAGTCAAAGAGAGCTACTTGCTGTCTGGTTAAAGGGCTGCTCTGTCTTCCTGTGCCACCATGACTGCTTTTATCAGACACTTCATGGCAGACTGGtggctgcccatggcagggtgttggTTTTGAAATTAGCCTCTTCCTGGAAATGTCATGCCTGTTCTTAGACAAGGCTGACAGAGTGCTCCCAGTGCAGAAGAGTTCAGGCAGTGCTTGTGCCCCAGCTTGCTGTGTGATCTCTGAACATTCGTGGTTGTGCTCCTTTCCTGAATGCACTTTTTTCAATGGTGTGGTCTGCCCTGTGGGATCACAGGCATCTTCTGCAGAGACCACGCTCTCAAAACCACCTTTTCATTCTCTCTGCACTTGAGGTCTTCAAGTCTAAATGTAGCTGAAGAAACTCAGCCCATGTCTGGAGTGACTCAGAGACAGGCCCCTGCTCTGCTTTTTAGTAGATAGTCAATTTAATTACGTGTTGGGACATTCTGAGCTGCAGCATGTGAAATTTTTGAAGTGTCTTAAGCTCATGTCAGCTTATTCAGCAGTTTGAGCAAAGGCTGATTTCCTGATATGTCATTACAGAGCATTCAGGATCCAGAGGACATAGATTTGATCTGGATTTTTATCTTGGTGGATAAATGTATAATACAAATAATCTTCTTGAACAAATTTTGTTGGTTACACAGTAGTAAAACAATTTTCTATGTGTGTATATGCACAAGAAaatacacatatacatacagttataatatatatatataatcataGTATtgtagaaccatagaatcatttagattggaaaagacctctaagatcattgagtccaaccatcaacTTAACACTGTCAAGtctaccactaaaccatgtccctaagcatcACATCTACATGgctttaaatacctccaggaatGATGACTCAactacttccctgggcagcctgttccagagcTTGATatccctttcagtgaagaatcttttcctaATATTTGATCTAAACCTCCCTTGGTGTACTTAGCCTTATAGAATCTTTGTGTTTGTATAAAGAGAaagtaacttcttttttttcttccaagtttGGAACTCATTTTGAGTTGTGAAACTGGCAGAAAATAATTGTGAGAGCAACAAAACTAAAGTTAACTGACTCTCTACAGATTTGTCTCCTTTGCTGTCCAAGTCTTATATCCTGTAAGGGGTTAACCCCAGCCAGATGAGGCAGGTAAGGCCTCATCTAGTCACCAACTCACTTCTCCACAGCAGGATCAGAGAGAGAATCAGAAatgctgaagaaagaaaaacttgcaAGTCGAGAAAAAGACAGCTGAATAAGAGaatgaaactgaaaaaacccacaagaggTAATACAAGGACAAATGCTTGCCATGTACTACCAGGCAGACAGATGCAAGCCAGTCTTTGAGCAATGCCTACTCTGGAAAAACCTCCCTCTGCCCCTAGTTTTATTCCTGAGTGTGATGTAACATGGCACAGAATATCCTTTGGGTCATCTGTCTCAGCTGTGGTCACAAATCTAAAAGACATCACCATAagggctgctgggaggaaaAGTAAGTCCATTCCACTCAGACCAAGTTCACGTTCCCATCACCAAAATCGAGCTCTTGCCCTGTAGAAGTCACACTAATCCTGACTAGAAAGACAGCATGTGCTGTGGTTGTTTTGTTTACTGTCTTTGACCTGATGGAAAATGATTAAGTATTTGCATGCTCTAGAAGTCAGATCCTCCTCTTcacaacaaacacaaaatactaaaaatatcTTCTGAGATACGTATTGAAAAAATGCTTCTCCTTTGCACATAGGCAATATTAATCATAAATAACTCTAGAAAACTGATCTGGCTAAAAAATTCTATTGGAAATTACTGGTtgcacttgattttaattttttttcatttatctgTAACTGtgtttctcatttttatttttgtgcagAAAGAAGCATCTTCTGCAGAAGCTGTAGCCCTTAACAAGAAGTCTGGGTTTGGCTCTTAAATTATCTAGGTGTgaactgatgccttaggttttaacttttatatttttcagattctgtactgcttagtgtgtaactctgaagtttcttgtagcctgctaatttctgctctctcatgctaggtagacataagaaagcctctctgggcctgctctccaaggacacccagaccgtcctaggcccaaaaactataaaccaaagagcttctaagggggggaaagctgaggggaattacatcattaaactgaagccaaagagcttctaaggggggaaagctgaggggaattacatcattaaactgaagctttaattggagaattaaccctgctatgcaaatgaaccaaacctataaaagtgtgaagaactcgtgccctgtcgtccatcttggcagtagcctctggcccCAAgagggtacctttgaaggcctttcaaataaatacctaccttattcccttactcctgcctagtctctgtgtctaggaggcctcttaaggcatcagaaCCTTCAGAAATGGGTGTGTTATAGCAAAGAAATCTCCAGGTTTATTTCTGCTCTTGAGCTGTTTAAACATAATCTGAGCAATTCTGATTTGGGAGCTTGTAATTActtatttgatttattttcctctttcttttctgtccAAAATGACATATGAATATTCAGAAAGtcttaattattttcatttgaggGGCTTTCTCATTTTCTGCCCTGCATGTGGCCATCAGTGCCCACTGTCCTGACCACAATCTCACTGTTTCTGCATGCACAGGGTAGTTTTGGTTGCTAACAGAAATTCTGAATGATTTTTGCAAAAGAGGGTGACATGTCAAGCCTAAGGTAGACATATAAGAGGAGAACTTTCTAATTTATCCTGTGTTTAACCATGTAAAAGTATCTAAATATGTGAGCAGTCCAATAAGAGGCTACTGTTATTTCCCCTTGCAGGACTGGTTACGTTCTGAGTTGCCAAAGAAGCCGGATACAGAGAGGTGTGACCAAGCCATGGGCCAAATACCAGCATCCTGGAAAAGAGTTCTTGCAAAGAACATCGAGTTACATCTTGAATGGGAGAAAATTTGGTTTACTGAATACTTGTAACTTTATGAGCACAAATAAACATAATTTCATTACTGTAAGTTTTAAAAAAGCTGCGCTTATGGCAACATCAGATATTCGTGTAATGAAGACGTAGTGCTGAACCATGTCTTTCCAGATTTCTGTTTCAGCTGCGTTGAGAGAAGCCTCACTAGCTCTTGAGCATTAGCTGCTATTTACAGCGTGTCACTTTAAGCTAGAAAGTGTCTAGGTGCTGGTAGGACTATCAGGTATTTCCAGGTCATTCAAGCAAAGGAGCTCCTGAGTTGCTACAGCAACTTATTCAGGGATGACATCTGTCACAGCCCAATGAGTCTGCTGTGCTCTAGAAGGGATTTGGACAAAGTTTCCTCTCAGAAACCAGAACTTGTAATAACTGCAAGTTACAAGAGCATCTGTGCATGAATGGAGCTGCTTATCTGAAAACTGAATGACCTCCCCAAAGTTCCCTTAACATTTTTGCAGTCTAAGACAAGATTGAAATGTATGAGTGGGTAACACAGCGCTATTGCCCTTGCCCTCACTCTTCTCCTCTCACAAATGCCAACATTTGTCATCAAGAGAAAGAAATTGCTTAATGACTTGTAGTCAGCTTAAAAGTGTGTGTCAGCAGCATCTAGGGCACTCTATGACGAGAGAGAAGTGCAACATAGCACTGAGTAATACTGAAactaaaataacaaaaaataatacCGCATGTTCTAACAGCAGGCTTTGCAAGAGATGTACCCAGAGTTTCCTGCTAACAGCTCTACTTTTTTATCTTTGCCTTTGACTTTCTATGAGGAGCAGAACTTCAGAGAAATCTGTACACAGTCACCTGCATTTGCTTGGAGAGCAAGCATAGAAATATGAACTTTTCCTGAGTTACCAGGAAAGATGAAGGAAAAGATGGAAGTGTGAACTAAATACTCTGTGTAAGACTTTGAACTGATAGCTGCCCTCAAACACACCTTTTCATGTGGTAGTGACCACAGGGTTTCCTTCTAGGATTTGACTGGGGAAAGAGCCCCTTTCAAAATTAAACCTTGCCTGGGAAACCTCTTCCTCTTTTATAACAGCTGAGCATTAGAAACATTCAGAATTACTTGCCTCCTaactgatggggtttttttcagcccTGCAAAACTTTCAAAGTAAAATATATTCTAGGCTGAAAAGAACAGGCTTAATTCTCTGTGAGGCCTCAGGATCTGATTGTTTACATTCCCcatcaaaaccagaaagaagGTCTGGCAAAAATTCTGAGCTTTTCTGCAGTTTAAGTAGAGCCAGCCTATGGCTCCCAAGACAAAAGAAGTAGGATGTATTTTTACCTAAACAAatttacagtaaaaaaatatCACAAGCACTGAAAATAAGCATTCTGAGAAAGAGAACCTTGAGACAGGTATTAGACATCTTCCTCCAAATCatgagtgtatatatatacGTGGGCTCTTCTCTTGTGGAGGCTAACTTCTGGGCTAGTATATCTGTTAAGGTTTTTTtgctgtggtttggtttggggttttttcagtatCTGATAAAACATCGAATTCACAGTAATACAAGTAATAGTTGTAGTCACAACCATTCCAAGGATGAACTCAAGTACAAAATGGAAGGTTAATAGTTTGGAGTGAAGACTGCCAGCATATGCCATAGGGTCATGTGATGTCCTGTTATTGGTCTAAGGGTCTGCTCTCTCTACACTGAGAGGTTCAAGCCCCCTGCTCTGTTGCTGTCAACTGTTCCAGGCTAATGACCTGGAATCCCAGGAATgcaaaaaaatgagaaagagtCCTTAGTCTATTGTAGCTTTTTTGCTACTATACAAGTGGCAAGTCTCATTTATCCAAGCAGAGGAGCTCACCTTTCCTTGTGTGTGAGCAGAAAAATTCCAGTGTAGTACTGATGATTTTTATTCATGTAAAACCTCATTAACAAAAATTGCAAGCCAGATCATGACTGGGTATAAAACCGATATCTCATTGAGATATAGCTGAGATATGGAGTACAGACTTTCTAATGTGGTGACTCAGAGACATCACATTAAACAGAGGACCCAGTTCCAAATATCCCTTTAAAATGTGATAATGAAACAACACTTTTAACAGATAAAAAGCTTGAATAATATAGAGAAACCATGTGATAGGCTAGGGATGGAGAACACCTGCCAACTGCATCTGACCCAGCAAGTGGTGACTTAGATATGGAGAGTTTAGGTTAAGTTTGAAGGATTTAATGTCTGACCAATTTTTATCCTTAGCAGAATGCAACTTCAAGCTATCAATCACCTGGAACTGCTTCAAAACCAAGACCCAGTAAGTTTCTGGTACAAAAAACATTATCATTTTCTACATCAGTTGTCCAGTTGAATTCTCTACTTTCACATTTAGCCTTATCCCAGGCTGTAAGCTAGTTACAAGACCCAATTGTTCCCAAAGATGTTACCTCTGCTTCCATGTCAGCTCTATTGCCACTGCCATTTAGTCACATATACTCCCCACTTAGTGGATTTCtcttatatatacacacatttaGATGTaaagataaggaaaaaaatcagctacTCACTGTTCCATCAAGCTGGTCTAACTGTGGGTTCTTCTTCTTCGTGAACGAACATATATCTGAAAATAGGAAACAGCACTTCCTGTGATATGTTGCAAAATGAGGCTAAGCTTCTTCTTCTCTGAAAAAGCTTGGTTTccagactgagatcagaattgGTGGATGAAGACTTTATGGCTGCCAACCCAGCCATATTCTGAACTACTCCATCTCTAGAGGGTTAAGACTGCCTGATCAAATTCAATAAAATCCCATTCTCAGGTCAATCAGTATTTCTACCTGCTCTGGAAACTTCCAATTTCAATTTACTCTCTTccagtttgaatccattccacgcccttgtaaaaagtccctccccTCTTCTTTCTTggaggctcccttcaggtactggaaggatgcaattaggtcaccctgaaACCTTCTCTTTGCCAGGTTGAACAAACCCAGTTTCCTCAGCCTTTTCTCACAGGAaaagtgctccatccctctaattgtcttggtggcctcctctggactctctccaacaggtccatgtccttcctgtgctgggatcctagagctggatgcagcactgcaggtggagtctcaccagagcagagcagagggacagaatccctttccttgccctgctggccatgctgctttggatgcagcccaggacacatttggctttctggCCTGCAAGTTCATGCTgccagctcatgtccagcctctcatccatcAGCAcccctgtcataggttagcaagctaagtctcacaagtgatgttcttcttacagcttcctctatgacttAACaaaacctatcagctggccagtttgaatacgGACAATTCTTTAAGGCACTTAAAATTGtaaccacctctgtgatccacacttaagaatagacaaactcccccccaagctctctctcactTCCAGttctgggacaggtggctgcaggccccgtgtgggggccagcgggtccggccaggccctgctcaagccaggctgggccgggccacggccatcctggagtcggTGGACCTGTTCCACCtgtggaccccccccccccccccccactgccttgctgtgggcagccagagcggctcggaacccccccatCTCCagtgcgataagccacattccagctgcaaggccgaggtgagattaacccttttattgctgtgaagagctgaaaacctgagggaagagaaataggagatgcttaaagatgaaattctgttgtgaagctctgatatatcagagtatcccgttgtaatttcatgaagatatggggggtggagtgttcaactcgtaagcaataggcagatgctgacgcagctgtaatttcatgagaagtttgaacagggagagatggaactgatgaggacttttgctccaaacgggaaaggagaaacctcagttcctagagatgctcccagagatagtcctaacgatgaagatgaagatgaccctttgctcccagggtaggagaagggcctctgttcttagagatgaaatgctcccagagatgggtgaagagaacttttgtttctgaatggctcaaccttaaaattgtaccccaaaaaacttcaagagtggaccctcaaaagcagttgcaggaaaagctgcaagtcaggggaagggactcacatgcgagcagagagactcctcttcctaaatggactgaacaatatttggaagtgggcggctgtctcgttgtgatactgttttcatagcacgagcaagaagagacttctctttctacatggactgaacaaggttattatggaagtggtaacagactgaacatcttaagggttgtctttttacattgtcagtgggagaagggaggaaggtggggggaggaggagagttctgaaggtggtataattttttttcctcttttaggtctgttaataaacttcattatattctttcaagtttggtgcctgctttgcatttctcctaattcttatctcacagaagataaacagtaatgagtattttggaccaaaccactacaacccccaagtccttctccccagggctggtctcaatctgttcatcccccagcctgtgctgacaCCAGGGGTTGCCCTAACCCagatgcagcaccttgcacttggtcttgttaaacttCATGAGATTCTCATGGGCCCACTTCTCCAGCCTGCCTAGgttcctctggatggcatcctgtcctTTGAGTGTGTCAACAGccccactcagcttggtgtcatgtgcaaatttgctgagggtCCACTCAAACTCTTTGTCgttaatgaagatattaaatagtATTTGGTACCAGTATGAACCTCagagggacaccacttgtcactgatgtccactgggactctgagccatTGACCACTTCCCGCCGGACAGGACTGTCCAACCACTTGCTAATCTATCTAACAATTCACCCACTGAATCCATCTCTCCAACTTAGAGAAAAGGATGTTGTGGGGGATGTTCAGAAATCCAGATAAACAACACCCATAGCTCTTCCCTTGCCCATTCTTGCAGTCACTCCATCACAGGAGGCCACTGGGTTGGTCAGGCAGGTGAAGATGCCCTTGGTG
This genomic interval from Aphelocoma coerulescens isolate FSJ_1873_10779 chromosome 2, UR_Acoe_1.0, whole genome shotgun sequence contains the following:
- the LOC138105735 gene encoding C-C chemokine receptor type 1-like, whose translation is MGNETTDFTDWALTTEFDYGDSTPCMGIEEKHFAAKFLPPLYSLVVIFGLTGNMLVVLILVKYKRLKSMTDIYLLNLAISDLLFVFSLPFWAYYAVHDWIFGEALCRILSGVYLLGFYSGIFFIILLTLDRYLAIVHAVFALKARTVTYGILASVVTWAVAVLISVPGVVFHKTQKESSGYTCSAHYPSDSTINWKYSFILKMNILGLIVPMLIMIFSYTQILKTLLRSKNEKKQKAVRLIFVIMIFYFIFWTPFHISSFLHTFQNSLFIPNCELKGQLEKAIQVTETISMIHCCINPVIYVFVGEKFRAYLHTFFRKHVAPHLCKKCPSLYREKLERVSSTFTQSTAEHDVSTGL